A region of Lycium ferocissimum isolate CSIRO_LF1 unplaced genomic scaffold, AGI_CSIRO_Lferr_CH_V1 ctg18315, whole genome shotgun sequence DNA encodes the following proteins:
- the LOC132042839 gene encoding L-ascorbate peroxidase, cytosolic, which yields MGKCYPTVSEEYLKAVDKCKRKLRGLIADKNCAPIMLRLAWHSAGTYDVCSKTGGPFGTMRFKAEQSHGANNGIDIALRLLEPIREQFPILSHADFYQLAGVVAVEVTGGPDVPFHPGREDKPEPPVEGRLPDATKGSDHLRDVFVKQMGLSDKDIVALSGGHTLGRCHKERSGFEGPWTANPLIFDNSYFTELLSGEKEGLLQLPSDKALLSDSAFRPLVEKYAADEDAFFADYAEAHLKLSELGFAEA from the exons ATGGGTAAGTGCTATCCCACCGTAAGCGAGGAGTACCTTAAGGCTGTTGATAAATGTAAGAGGAAACTGAGAGGACTCATTGCTGACAAGAATTGTGCTCCTATTATGCTCCGTCTTGC ATGGCACTCTGCTGGTACCTATGATGTGTGTTCCAAAACTGGAGGTCCTTTTGGAACCATGAGGTTCAAAGCTGAGCAATCACATGGAGCAAACAATGGTATTGACATTGCTCTCCGACTCTTGGAGCCCATCAGGGAGCAGTTTCCTATCCTCTCCCATGCTGATTTCTATCAA TTGGCTGGTGTTGTTGCTGTTGAAGTTACCGGAGGACCTGATGTTCCCTTTCACCCTGGTAGAGAG GACAAGCCAGAACCACCGGTTGAAGGTCGCTTGCCTGATGCCACCAAGG GCTCTGACCACTTGAGGGACGTGTTTGTGAAACAAATGGGTCTTTCTGACAAGGATATTGTTGCACTCTCTGGTGGCCATACCTTG GGAAGGTGCCACAAGGAGCGTTCTGGTTTTGAGGGACCTTGGACTGCCAATCCCCTCATCTTTGACAACTCATACTTTAC GGAGCTTTTGAGTGGGGAAAAAGAAGGGCTTTTACAGTTGCCATCAGACAAGGCTCTCCTCAGTGATTCTGCTTTCCGTCCCCTTGTTGAGAAATATGCTGCG GATGAAGATGCCTTCTTTGCCGACTATGCTGAGGCTCACTTGAAGCTCTCTGAATTGGG ATTTGCTGAAGCTTAA